One window of Drosophila busckii strain San Diego stock center, stock number 13000-0081.31 chromosome 3L, ASM1175060v1, whole genome shotgun sequence genomic DNA carries:
- the LOC108599950 gene encoding peroxisomal membrane protein PEX16, translating to MDQIKGLIKSYEDWVAKNPNVIGDFETTAKWVSYFIAGRISNSNVLSELVYTLSNILVFYNDQIIKRARGACESAVLQKQSGLCYRLKVTLTTLEYSEVFIEISARRLFGQRGKWLIIGLIQLFKAAGRLFILKHSTSDIISSPPIQALNRRALSKQSQTAEPEAENLTQAEHSITFKLKRSGRLIRKVEGAPPMQYRDFNLHVDNAEAAKTQIPRELMQAEYLYIAKPLIHLASMGLFGQRSWKQYMIALSIDLYSVHLYRQQRHLMSKQQKLELSRRSVNLIYYLVRSPFYDNYSKSRIERILGFVADHVPIAKVIAAPLRDYVPTWQSTYFYLWST from the exons ATGGATCAAATAAAAGGCTTAATTAAGTCTTACGAAGACTGGGTGGCTAAAAACCCAAATGTAATTGGCGATTTTGAGACGACAGCCAAGTGGGTGTCTTATTTTATAGCAG gcCGTATTTCAAACTCCAATGTATTATCCGAACTGGTTTACACGCTCTCCAATATTTTGGTATTCTACAATGACCAGATTATCAAGCGGGCACGTGGCGCCTGTGAAAGTGCGGTGCTCCAAAAGCAGTCTGGCCTTTGCTATCGTCTAAAGGTCACACTGACGACGCTCGAATACAGCGAAGTCTTTATCGAGATATCAGCACGCCGCCTATTCGGGCAGAGGGGCAAATGGCTGATTATCGGGCTAATACAACTCTTCAAGGCTGCTGGACGTTTGTTTATACTAAAGCATTCCACGAGCGATATTATATCATCCCCGCCTATACAAGCGTTAAATCGACGTGCGCTtagcaaacaaagccaaacagcAGAACCCGAAGCTGAAAACTTGACACAAGCTGAGCATTCCATAACATTTAAGCTCAAACGCTCTGGGCGACTTATACGTAAGGTAGAGGGTGCGCCGCCCATGCAATATAGGGACTTCAATCTACATGTGGATAACGCTGAAGCGGCCAAGACACAGATACCTCGAGAGTTAATGCAGGCtgaatatttgtatattgccAAACCACTCATACATTTGGCTTCCATGGGATTGTTTGGCCAACGTAGCTGGAAACAATACATGATAGCCCTATCCATTGATCTGTACAGCGTGCATCTATATCGGCAGCAGCGCCACTTGATGtccaagcaacaaaaattggaGCTCAGTCGACGCAGCGTTAATCTAATTTATTATCTAGTGCGTTCGCCTTTCTACGATAACTACAGCAAGTCGCGCATTGAAAGAATATTGGGCTTTGTGGCAGACCATGTGCCTATTGCCAAAGTGATAGCGGCGCCACTCAGGGATTACGTACCAACGTGGCAGAGCACGTATTTCTACTTGTGGTCTACCTAG
- the LOC108599949 gene encoding serine/threonine-protein kinase PITSLRE, which yields MVNTSGSEDGQLRSPNDGHYISGGDEEHDADALYIQPPQAASSQNRDAVSTRREKKKHSRDHRHRKERSSLEERERERERERTRYEYRAREDLDQRYHHQQQQHRHERTKHHMSHDYHFPQQWPLPPARPLPPPPPPQVYGHHHQHHHHHYQGSSRHADYVVMEPPVSRRRWKAMARAGPDVGGLEQDLRSRLLSKRHKYVKDYETEETYEQHQHSRRKEREPRRSSHNHKLRHGQVIELLDSPEPQQQQQQQQHQLQRSRQHRRAEEPVRRPVPTDPELLARREKILAAERENRQRKEIAREELEARRQQLLRERSTALSPSTVAASVTAGLHIVKRKQKPSSDDAHDERRKRSKQAPVELVKRRKNEDESEDEASDTEQEDDDEDDDDEDEDEDEEEEEEDESGSGDADTAESENSDTYARKQSKHKRKQVSSAKAATAATDEDEDVQLPDSPLSVGALYKSPKQRTRSTRSRTRSVSSKSSQRSHSSRGSRSRSRSRSAGSSVDGQKQRQRVRSRSSSTRSEERGMTQPQQQPQQPEPVDEPQLSLEERPLCDSKGVPLPNYYPGVQGCRSVEEFQCLNRIEEGTYGVVYRAKDKRTNEIVALKRLKMEKEKEGFPITSLREINTLLKGQHPNIVTVREIVVGSNMDKIFIVMDYVEHDLKSLMETMKQRKQSFFPGEVKCLIQQLLLAVAHLHDNWILHRDLKTSNLLLSHKGILKVGDFGLAREYGSPLKKYTSLVVTLWYRAPELLLCSPEYSTPIDVWSVGCIFAEFLQMAPIFPGKSEIDELNRIFKELGTPNEKIWPGYTELPAVKNMLSQNSQFTDYPVSQLRKHFQDKTSDAGLALLQGLLTYDPKQRLTADSGLKHAYFKELPLPIDPSMFPTWPAKSELGARKPQSSSPKPPSGGSQFKQLGRDDPITAGGVRLASGIITGNKRSSGATAASTGFVLNAGITQRQLAMGPGFSLKF from the exons cGGCGGAGATGAGGAACATGATGCGGACGCGTTATATATACAACCGCCACAAGCGGCGAGCAGCCAAAATCGCGATGCTGTCAGCACGCGACGTGAAAAGAAGAAGCATTCCCGCGATCATAGACATCGGAAGGAGCGGAGCAGCTTAGAGGAACGAGAACGCGAgcgtgaaagagagagaactCGTTATGAGTATCGTGCACGAGAAGATTTGGATCAGCGTTatcatcaccagcagcagcaacatcgccATGAGCGAACTAAGCATCATATGAGCCACGACTACCACTTTCCACAGCAGTGGCCACTTCCACCGGCTCGACCACTtccaccgccgccaccacctCAAGTCTATGGCCATCaccatcagcatcatcatcatcactaTCAAGGCAGCAGTCGGCATGCTGACTATGTAGTCATGGAGCCACCAGTGTCGCGACGACGCTGGAAAGCAATGGCACGAGCAGGGCCAGATGTCGGAGGCCTGGAACAAGACTTACGTTCACGTTTGCTAAGCAAGCGGCACAAGTATGTCAAAGACTACGAAACAGAAGAGACCTACGAGCAGCATCAGCACAGTCGACGTAAGGAGCGGGAGCCACGACGCAGCAGTCACAATCACAAGCTACGTCATGGTCAGGTTATTGAGCTTCTGGACAGTCCagagccgcagcaacaacaacaacagcagcaacatcaactgcAGCGCAGCAGGCAGCATCGACGTGCTGAGGAGCCAGTGCGTCGGCCTGTGCCCACCGATCCAGAGTTGCTGGCGCGACGCGAAAAAATTTTGGCTGCGGAACGCGAAAATCGTCAGCGCAAGGAAATTGCACGCGAGGAACTGGAGGCACGACGTCAGCAACTGTTGCGTGAGCGCAGTACTGCACTCAGTCCTAGTACAGTCGCAGCCAGCGTCACTGCTGGTCTCCACATAGTCAAGCGCAAACAGAAGCCAAGCTCAGACGATGCCCATGATGAGCGGCGAAAACGCAGCAAGCAAGCGCCCGTTGAGTTGGTGAAACGGCGCAAAAATGAGGATGAAAGCGAGGACGAAGCTAGCGATACGGAACAGGAAGATGACgatgaggatgatgatgatgaagatgaagatgaagatgaagaagaggaggaggaagatGAGAGTGGCAGTGGAGATGCTGATACGGCGGAAAGCGAAAACAGTGACACCTACGCgcgaaagcaaagcaaacataaacgCAAACAAGTGTCATCCGCGAAAGCGGCGACTGCTGCTACTGACGAAGATGAGGATGTACAGCTGCCAGACAGTCCGCTTAGCGTGGGTGCACTTTACAAATCTCCCAAGCAGCGGACACGTTCCACACGCTCACGCACACGTTCTGTTAGCTCCAAGAGTTCACAGCGTAGTCACAGCAGCAGGGGCAGTCGATCTCGTTCGCGTTCCCGCTCAGCAGGCAGCAGTGTGGATGGACaaaagcagcggcaacggGTGCGCTCACGCAGTAGCAGCACGCGCAGCGAGGAACGGGGTATGacgcagccacaacaacagccgcaacAACCGGAGCCAGTGGACGAACCACAGCTAAGCTTGGAGGAAAGGCCGTTGTGTGATTCCAAGGGCGTGCCATTGCCCAACTATTATCCGGGAGTACAGGGCTGTCGCTCAGTGGAGGAATTCCAGTGTCTCAATCGCATCGAGGAGGGCACCTATGGTGTGGTCTATCGTGCCAAAGATAAGCGCACCAATGAAATCGTTGCACTCAAGCGtttgaaaatggaaaaggaAAAGGAAGGATTTCCCATCACCTCGCTACGTGAGATTAACACTTTGCTTAAGGGCCAACATCCCAATATAGTTACTGTTCGTGAGATTGTCGTTGGCTCGAACATGGACAAGATCTTTATTGTCATGGACTATGTGGAGCATGATCTGAAGTCATTAATGGAGACCATGAAACAGCGCAAGCAGAGCTTCTTTCCAGGCGAAGTCAAGTGTTTAatacagcaactgctgctcgcTGTGGCGCATCTGCATGACAATTGGATATTGCATCGGGACCTGAAGACCTCCAATCTGCTCCTATCACACAAGGGCATACTCAAGGTGGGTGATTTTGGTTTGGCGCGAGAATATGGTTCACCCTTGAAGAAGTATACGTCACTGGTGGTCACACTGTGGTATCGTGCACCAGAGTTGCTACTTTGCTCGCCGGAATACTCTACGCCCATTGATGTATGGTCTGTGGGTTGCATTTTCGCCGAATTCCTGCAGATGGCGCCAATCTTTCCAGGCAAATCAGAGATCGATGAGCTTAACCGTATCTTTAAG GAACTCGGCACACCGAACGAGAAGATCTGGCCAGGCTACACGGAGTTACCGGCCGTTAAGAACATGCTTAGCCAAAACTCTCAGTTTACGGATTATCCAGTGTCGCAACTGCGGAAGCATTTCCAGGACAAAACTTCGGATGCGGGACTAGCACTGTTGCAGGGCCTGTTAACGTATGATCCGAAGCAAAGACTGACTGCTGATTCGGGACTTAAGCATGCCTACTTTAAGGAGCTACCCCTACCCATCGATCCATCCATGTTTCCCACTTGGCCGGCCAAGAGTGAGCTTGGCGCCCGCAAACCACAAAGCTCCTCACCCAAACCACCATCCGGCGGCTCACAGTTTAAACAGCTGGGTCGCGACGATCCCATTACAGCTGGTGGCGTCAGGCTTGCCTCTGGCATTATTACGGGCAACAAAAGAAGCAGTGGAGCGACGGCTGCGAGTACGGGTTTTGTGCTTAACGCAGGCATCACGCAACGCCAGCTGGCCATGGGCCCGGGCTTCAGCCTGAAGTTCTGA